Below is a genomic region from Salvia splendens isolate huo1 unplaced genomic scaffold, SspV2 ctg940, whole genome shotgun sequence.
TACTTCTGCAGTTATAATAATGCTCATTTGAGAATGAAGGTGATATTCTATATTTATGTTCATCTGTATAcatctctatttattttgatatGATGGATAGATTTTTGTAAATTACGACTGGACTATAATGTATTTTGTGATGAAGATATTTCGAGTATCTCATAAGATGATTTTTGAAATTGCAAACGttaattcacaaaattaaaatctaaagTACAATGCAATTTGACATGCTGTCAGATAAAATCATCCTATGCATACTAATTTTAATACAGATCTTTTTAATAGATGAATGCTTGCAACTCCCCAACAAAACCATATGCAATTTCCATTTCAGTTTACCTTTTTCTTTGATCTTCCTTTcacttttctcattttctttcagtttccttttccctttttctttttagatgtactcccttcatctcacaatacaaattacatattgtcatttcagtccgtctcacaataagagtcacatttgacttttatcataaatagttAGTAGgtttcacatttcactaactcacttcactcacattctattataaaattaatataaaaaagtggacctcatattccactaacttttccaatccattattatttacatttttaaaactcgtggcCACAACAATTGTGACTCTTATGTGGGACAAAGGGAATATAATATTTTGTGgttgttttgaaattaaaatgtaCTCCTGATTTTAATGTTTAAAACATTAGTTTATAAAATGTGCCAACACATGATTTTTTGAAAGAATAAACAaaaatgtatattttatttcgtaattattactattaatttaaaaaatatagtagcaatttaattaattatataatcagagagaaattaaaaaagaatgaaTTAAAAAGTGATTGGTGAAATTACTGATATACGTATAAGTTTTACTGGATAGTAGATAACTGAGCAGAGCTTTGGATAATTGAGAGGATTTAATAAGTCGTTAGATAGTAAAGATCTAAATTTAGATGTGGACTAGTACATCCCCTGCGCAATTGCATTGCGCAGCTGACGACATTCGTAATAAATCCTATAATTCGTGCAAGATGTGAATAAAGGaaataattttagaaactctgtGTCTCCATACCCAAAAGTTTTGTGtaccaacttagttgggacagagagagtataataTTTAAGAATAAATATTTACTGGGTTAAATagagaaaattaaaattgacaaagaggaaaaataagataaatataaaaaacaacaaataaaattcGAGAATAACTAATGCATAAAATAAATGTACAAACTTGTATTGGAGCTAATAATgcttcaaatattcatatcaacaaaaaattctagtataaaatataaaacaaaacattaattgaactttataaaattaaactCAAGAAACCAAACATCAATACTTCCACACATGCAAATCCTATACTTCATCCAAGATGCGAATAAAGCAAATTATTCGTACATATACAAACTTAATTGGGACAGATAATGCAAACAACTTCAAATGCAAAATAATACTTGGACAATGAATGAGAGATTTTTCGAATGTAATTAATTCTTTTTTGATGTTCGTACATATACATCAAATTATAATATTAGTTAATTACTTTTCATATAATTGATAATAGTTAATTACGTATTCatctaattataattgtaattaATTACTGAGTTGCCAATGGAGAATACATATGTATAAAATCAGCGGCGGATGGAGGTGGGGTCgcgtggggtcggccgaccccaccgccgaCTCCGTCGACATTGGGATAAAATTACCCTTCATCAACCTCCGACCCCACGGCGTTCAAACCCCTGCCCCGTCGCCTACTCTTCGTCGTCATTCTTCACTTCTGATCTCTGAAGCGGTGGAGCTTATTATCTAACAAAAACTCCCACCGCCCATTCTCTGCAAGAAAAAACTCTCACCGCCCGCTTattctctaattttaattaaaagtagGTTGTCTTACAAGTGGGCCTTTTATTAGGTTTATAAAACTTGTGTTTTTACAGCCcaatatacttttttttaatattattccaATTCCTAACAAATTCAAGCAGAATTAAAAATTTGACTTCTGATAGGCGATGGTAGTAATTTTGAAGTAACCAATTCTTGCTGAGCATTTgcagaaagaattattttttttctgattttatagtaataatcatttttttttttttaaatttcttttattagCTGATTCTATTTACCCTAACTTAAATAATAGATATCATAATTATCCTTGTATTTTACTACAGACTTAAATGATTTGTTTTAAATCtattaaaatattgattttCGTTACTTTACTTCTAGGTTAATGGGAAAAAAGCCTCATTTTTTATCTATTCTTCTAATGTTGAACAAAAACCACAACAATTGAAAAATCATGGAGTGGTTGATAACAATCTTGACGAGattaaaattgataaaagaaaaattaaggTTGATCTAAGATTACGAGATTCTATTGATAGTTTTTATGTGAACATTCAAGATCATATTCGTAGAGAATATGTAGTCAAAGGTCCTTGTCAATCAAAAGACCATGATTTCCAAAATAACTAACTAGAAACTCAAAAGATATGAGAAGTTTTAGGATGTTTGTATACAGACTATGTTTGACTTGAATATAGTATGAAAAAAGATGTTGGATATTGCCTTCGGTATTTTTTTTCAAGCgcgattatttatattttaatattttattagaaataattatttaaatattatattgttTTTAGTTCGACCCCACGGTTAtaaattcctggatccgccattgtataaaatattgaatataattttaaatatctGTGTGTATCCTTATAATTATGTTTGGTTTTTCGTCCATAGAGAATCTAAATTATCCCTATTGAGAATATGAGATGCACTTCATTATTGCGTATAATCTTAATATATTATCATACACCCGAAGTGCAAATGAAAGTAAATCTTATGCATAATAATTGTGAAAATTTGGAGGTACTGTTGTATTTCCTTATCCATTCCCTCAGCCACTATATCAATACAATTTTAAActcttcattaattattttcttaactACACTACAAagaattcaaatccttttcacctaccaatccataaaGGCAACAACCACTACACCTACACAAAATCAATTACTCGTGCAAGTCTTCTCTCAAATCTCAAACCAATTCCATCTTCCAAACACTCTATCTGTTAACAAATGGCTAAATCAACAGACAACTCATACATGGAGGGGGATGTGATTCCAGAATACTGCTCTTACATGGATGAGGACGACGCTCCGGAGTTCTTCACAGTATTAACCATTGAAGAACAATCGAAGATGGTATGTATTTGTTAATCGTCAACATATGTTGAAGAATATCTTTTTGAGAAAAATTATCATTTGTATTGAAATTTGTTTAGtacttttagtttttatttcaaataaaatattccttGTGTCATCTGGATGCACAAAAATAATTACATGTTAAACAATAAAACAGATCTTTCCAAGAAGCTTCCAAACACAATATTCAGTTAAGCTCGGACCAATTTGCACACTTGAAGACAAATCCAACAAAAAAATTTGGGAAACAAAAGTCAAAACACTTTCAGATGGAAGAATATGCTTGAAACATGGTTGGGAGCAATTCCACAAGGATCACAACTTGAGAGCTGGAGACTTCTTGACTTTCCATATGATTTCACCCAATCATTTCTTTGTGAAAATGTATGATGCTACGGGATGTGCTAAGGAAATCCAACAACAATCGGGTATGTAATTACAATAAATTCAACTTTGTCAATCAAAATATTAATACTCCATGATTTAATCACTTCTTTATAGGTTCATTTGGCCAAGAAACCGACGACGCATCGTCTTCACAACCTATTGCTTCACCTTCTTTCAAATCAGCCATGACAATATCAAACTGAAAAAGTCTTGTAAGAATTTATACTtttaattcatatatatattaGATAATGATTGtgttaatttattataaattaatataatctACATTACAGCACATATCAATCCATTTTTGGAGGACACATGTGATAGACAAGATATTGAAGTGGCAGTTTTAGAATTCCAAGAGAAAACATGGCAAACAATATTGAAGAAGGCTGAAGATAGGGTGAGAATCTCCACAGGATGGTCAAGTTTCTACAAAGAATGCTCTTTGTGTGATGGAATGCAATTGAAGTTTGAGATGATAAGCAGCACCCCTACCATCAAATTCAAAGTTACTGTGGCCGAGGTAAATCataattaatccataatttatattttaactcTATACACCAATATTTCTTTgattgataaataaaaaaacaatcttGCACGATATCTTATGCAATGATGAAAGCTGACTACTTGGAATGGTTTGAAAAATACCCTGACTAGGTAAGTTAATTTGAAAAACTCTATTTTGTGGAACAAACAATATGTATTTATTCGACTGTGTTTTTAGTACTCTATTAGTAGTAGGCAATATTTTGCATATACTCATGAATTAGTATCTATTTGGTAGTATATTATATTGAGActttgataatatattaaaaatagtcAAGTATTATCAGTTAAGTAATACAGAATATgtcaaatatattaatataacatTTTAACTTTATTAATGTGACGCCCCAGAATTTTGATCTCTTCTTCCGAATTAAATCAGATTTGTTAGCATAATTAAATTCCTTTAGAAGACGTGCAGTCGTAGAATTCTCGTGGTAATTTCCGACTATGGAATAATCTAAGTATTttcattggaaaaaaaaataaagtgcaaGGAAATTATTATTTCAAGGATACAAGTAGAGGAGATACTTTTATTAGAGAAATGTGGTTACACCTTGAGGAAATAGAAATTCAAGATATGGAGATACAAATAGTACATGCTTACACGTGTGAAAAGGACAACACACACACCTATATTACACCTTTCATCCTACCAACACTAGTAAACATGTTTTGGAAGCTAGCTATTTTAGTGATGAAGCCAAAGAGTTTCAAGAGGATAATCTCTTTCCCTTTCCCTACACTCTCCCTCTCTCGAAAAATGCTCCCACAAGGCTCCAAGTTGGCAGCCACATCATACCAAAGGAATCCTACAaggttagagcatctccagtgggcagatgtcccactcggacatccactaggacttcccaaaaacacctcctgccacgtcactaggacttcccatcccactaccacgtcactaggacatccccttcacaatccgccctttccatcgcccttcccactaggacttcccgcaataaaaaaatcacaaattcacaaatatacgtaacggaattataattttgacacggaatacgggaaaattacaaatgcttcattaaaaaaaattacataaaaaaaggaaaaaattacataataaaaaacaaaaaattacataataaattttttgactcggctcactcctcgtcgtccgtgccgccctcgccgtcgcccgtgccgcccccgtcgtccccgccgctaaCCTAGgggccatcatctccaatgggtggcatgcccaaatcgcgccgacatccatcgatgacatccttcaacatccttttgtacacaggatctgtcgtgctatgccacctatgatgtatggtccggaccaagctagTCGTTATCTGCGCGCGGGCGAGACGGTCATACTCTtctgggggagcaggggcctccgattggacctcgaacgacccgctgctgcttcccctagccttccgctgcgcagccttttgcccaatcgggcgacgaCGCCGGCGggagtctgattgaggtagcggggacacttcctcggcttctgggagctcgtacgaaccagcactgctgctgtattcaccggaagcgttgatcttcgtccgcttctgccagcccgattcgacacaccacaaaacttttgggaatccttcaccacgagatagGACTCCCACTGGTCGAAATCTTTGAACTTCAAAGATCTGTCGGGGTACTGCGCCAGGGCACGGTTCttcacatcctcctcggacataccgctggttGTCTGGCGGAGATTGTTgtgcaaatcgactaagcttaggccacAACCGCTCCCACTATTTTCGGCATTGTTCGAGAACGCGACtcttcgccccagccggtttgtgtgtgaggtaggcttcagcgacgcgatgccacagtctgtcaatatgctggttagcacccacatagggatcctcgactattgaaacccaagccttcgaaagcgcgacgttttcccacGTGCTCCAGACCGTCCGctttcccgtctcctcatcatcctcctcctcagccaccgttcgcgaggaagagcccgtggctttccccttgcccttgcccctgccccttgccgctgtccccacatcatcgggagtctccctgattggagatagccccaactcctcaaaagagaaagtttccacgccggtgaactgagtctccggaacaaaactggagggggtatcagtagacaGCATATCGATAACCGGgcgatagacatcgtccgctagtggttcagggcccctgccaccccctccaccaggcatggtctgcat
It encodes:
- the LOC121791856 gene encoding B3 domain-containing protein Os03g0622100-like, which codes for MAKSTDNSYMEGDVIPEYCSYMDEDDAPEFFTVLTIEEQSKMIFPRSFQTQYSVKLGPICTLEDKSNKKIWETKVKTLSDGRICLKHGWEQFHKDHNLRAGDFLTFHMISPNHFFVKMYDATGCAKEIQQQSGSFGQETDDASSSQPIASPSFKSAMTISN